A genomic stretch from Ureibacillus composti includes:
- a CDS encoding DUF5325 family protein has protein sequence MNKAKVVMFIFALAAILSMMSIGYAIAAESILGAIAGVVALCVVMMSGFKMKRKFREQGLL, from the coding sequence ATGAATAAAGCAAAAGTTGTAATGTTTATTTTTGCATTAGCAGCTATTTTATCTATGATGTCAATTGGTTATGCAATAGCAGCCGAAAGTATTTTAGGTGCAATCGCAGGAGTTGTTGCATTATGTGTAGTCATGATGTCAGGGTTTAAAATGAAACGTAAATTCCGTGAACAAGGGCTTTTATAA
- a CDS encoding tripartite tricarboxylate transporter permease: MGTIQFLMDGFATALQWHNILFALVGVIIGTAVGVLPGIGPMSGVALLIPVTATLTSGMPTESAAASSIILLAGVYYGAMYGGSTTSILLNTPGESSSVVTALDGYQMAQQGRAGAALSIAAIGSFVAGIISLIGLVLLAEPLSNIALEFGPAEYFSLMLLGLCAVSGLAGKSMTKALIMTVLGLLLGTIGIDAVSGIARFTYDIPVLYGGLEFLTIAVGLFALGEVFKTILEKETEDGSIAKISRVLPTKKDLKDSAKPIARGSLLGFFIGVLPGAGATLASFFSYITEKKFSKNPDSFGKGNIAGVAGPESANNAASGGAMIPLLTLGIPGSGTTAILMGALIMYNVQPGPLLFDDHPEIAWGLIASMFFGNLILLILNMPLVKVFAKIIQTPKKYLLPIIIAISFFGVYAVQYSTFDLYLILACGIFGYLFTKNDYPVAPLVLALVLGPMIENNMRRALTISNGEWSIFVTSPLSLVFLIIALAWILIPIILKLTGKKVIVNEEE, from the coding sequence ATGGGCACAATTCAATTTTTAATGGATGGATTTGCTACTGCTTTACAGTGGCATAACATATTATTTGCTCTTGTTGGTGTTATAATTGGTACTGCTGTTGGTGTTCTACCAGGTATTGGCCCGATGAGTGGAGTAGCTCTATTAATACCAGTTACGGCTACTTTAACATCTGGAATGCCAACTGAATCAGCGGCTGCGAGTTCAATTATTCTACTAGCGGGTGTATATTATGGAGCGATGTATGGTGGATCAACTACTTCTATTTTATTAAATACACCAGGTGAATCATCTTCAGTTGTTACAGCACTTGATGGTTACCAAATGGCTCAACAAGGTAGAGCAGGTGCTGCGTTATCAATTGCTGCGATTGGTTCATTTGTTGCAGGGATTATTTCACTAATAGGATTAGTATTATTAGCAGAGCCGTTATCTAACATAGCATTAGAATTTGGTCCCGCAGAATACTTTTCGTTAATGCTTTTAGGGTTATGTGCTGTAAGTGGTCTTGCAGGAAAATCGATGACGAAAGCATTAATTATGACGGTTCTTGGGCTATTACTAGGTACTATAGGCATCGACGCAGTATCTGGGATTGCAAGATTTACATATGATATTCCAGTGTTATATGGCGGACTTGAATTTTTAACAATTGCAGTGGGATTATTTGCATTAGGGGAAGTCTTTAAAACTATTTTGGAGAAAGAAACTGAAGACGGATCAATTGCAAAAATTAGTCGCGTTTTACCAACGAAAAAGGATTTAAAAGATAGCGCAAAACCTATTGCCAGAGGATCATTATTGGGCTTCTTTATCGGTGTACTTCCAGGAGCAGGTGCTACTTTAGCTTCATTCTTTTCTTATATAACTGAAAAAAAGTTTAGTAAAAATCCAGATTCCTTTGGTAAAGGAAATATCGCGGGTGTTGCTGGTCCTGAATCGGCAAATAATGCGGCATCGGGAGGAGCTATGATTCCGCTTCTAACACTTGGGATTCCAGGTTCGGGAACAACAGCAATTCTAATGGGTGCCCTTATCATGTATAACGTACAGCCAGGTCCATTGCTATTCGACGATCATCCTGAGATTGCTTGGGGTCTTATCGCAAGTATGTTCTTCGGAAATTTGATTTTGTTAATATTAAATATGCCATTAGTTAAAGTTTTTGCTAAAATCATTCAAACACCAAAAAAATATTTATTACCAATTATTATAGCGATCTCCTTCTTTGGTGTTTATGCTGTTCAATACTCTACATTTGATCTATATTTGATACTTGCTTGTGGTATATTTGGTTATTTATTTACAAAAAATGACTATCCAGTGGCACCATTAGTTTTAGCGTTAGTTTTAGGACCGATGATCGAAAATAATATGCGTCGTGCTTTAACTATTTCGAATGGTGAGTGGAGTATTTTTGTGACAAGTCCATTGTCATTAGTTTTCTTAATAATAGCTCTTGCTTGGATCTTAATTCCAATAATATTAAAATTAACAGGTAAAAAAGTAATTGTAAATGAAGAGGAATAA
- a CDS encoding ABC transporter substrate-binding protein — protein sequence MMMFLLSACGKQDLQEVKVGEVTRSIFYAPQYVAIEKGFFEEEGLNVELSTIAGGDKTMTALLSGGIDVALVGSETSIYVTAQGANDPIKNFAQLTQTDGTFLVSREKIENFSWDMLKGSTFLGQRKGGMPQMAGEFVLKKHDIDPQADLELIQNIDFANVSTAFASGTGDFVQLFEPTASVFEQEGVGHIVASFGEESGHLPYTVFMTKDSFINENAEVVEKFTRAIKKAQDWVYASSSEEVAEVIQPFFEDTEVELIATVVERYKAQESYAKDPILDEEEWNNLQDIMEEAGELPKRMDYNELVDTSFAEKVTE from the coding sequence ATGATGATGTTCCTTCTCTCTGCATGTGGTAAGCAAGATCTTCAAGAAGTGAAGGTTGGGGAGGTAACGCGTTCAATTTTCTACGCACCTCAATATGTAGCGATTGAAAAAGGCTTCTTTGAAGAAGAAGGCTTAAATGTTGAATTATCTACAATTGCAGGTGGAGATAAAACGATGACAGCCCTTTTGTCAGGTGGTATTGATGTTGCTTTAGTTGGTTCTGAGACATCAATTTATGTAACTGCTCAAGGAGCAAACGACCCAATAAAAAACTTTGCCCAATTAACACAAACAGATGGGACATTCTTAGTTTCTCGAGAAAAAATTGAAAATTTCTCATGGGATATGCTAAAGGGTTCAACATTCCTTGGACAACGTAAGGGTGGCATGCCTCAAATGGCTGGAGAATTTGTATTAAAGAAACATGATATTGACCCTCAAGCAGACCTAGAATTAATTCAAAACATTGACTTTGCGAATGTTTCAACAGCTTTTGCTTCTGGAACTGGTGATTTCGTTCAATTATTTGAACCGACTGCAAGTGTATTTGAACAAGAAGGTGTTGGCCATATTGTTGCGTCATTTGGTGAAGAGTCAGGCCATTTACCATACACAGTGTTCATGACAAAGGATAGCTTTATTAATGAAAATGCTGAAGTAGTTGAGAAATTTACAAGAGCAATTAAAAAAGCTCAAGATTGGGTATATGCGTCGTCATCTGAAGAAGTAGCAGAAGTAATTCAACCATTCTTCGAAGATACTGAAGTTGAATTAATTGCGACAGTTGTTGAAAGATATAAAGCTCAAGAATCTTACGCAAAAGATCCAATTTTAGATGAAGAGGAATGGAATAACCTACAAGACATTATGGAAGAAGCAGGGGAACTTCCAAAACGAATGGATTATAATGAGCTTGTAGATACTTCGTTTGCAGAAAAGGTAACGGAGTAA
- the typA gene encoding translational GTPase TypA: MTTNLRQDIRNIAIIAHVDHGKTTLVDQLLKQSGTFRSNEHVEERAMDSNDIERERGITILAKNTAVRYNDTRINILDTPGHADFGGEVERILKMVDGVLLVVDAYEGCMPQTRFVLKKALEQKLTPIVVVNKVDKDSARPLEVVDEVVDLLIELGADEDQLDFPVVFASGVNGTASLDADPANQEENMKCLFEQIIESIPAPADTREEPLQFQVALLDYNDFVGRIGIGRVFRGTIHVGQSVALMKLDGTVKNFRVTKLFGFFGLKREEIQEAVSGDLIAVSGMEEINVGETVCPQDHLEALPPMRIDEPTLQMTFLVNNSPFAGREGKWVTSRKIEERLRSQLQTDVSLRVEDTDSPDAWTVSGRGELHLSILIENMRREGFELQVSKPQVIIREIDGVKCEPIERVQIDVPEESVGSIIESLGNRKGEMLDMINEGNGQVRLIFMVPARGLIGYTTEFMSLTKGFGIINHTFDSYAPVVAGRVGGRHQGALVSMETGKSTTYGMMQIEDRGTLFVEPGTEIYEGMIVGENTRDNDITVNITKMKQKTNVRSATKDATNVIKRPKILTLEEALEFLNDDEYLEVTPESIRLRKQILDKNEREKAAKKKKNSEL; encoded by the coding sequence ATGACAACAAATTTACGTCAAGATATACGCAATATTGCAATCATCGCACACGTTGACCATGGTAAAACTACTTTAGTCGATCAATTACTAAAACAATCAGGTACTTTCCGTTCAAACGAACACGTTGAAGAACGCGCAATGGACTCTAATGATATCGAACGTGAACGTGGTATTACAATCTTAGCGAAAAATACAGCAGTTAGATATAACGATACAAGAATTAATATTTTAGATACACCTGGACATGCCGATTTCGGTGGAGAAGTAGAACGTATCTTAAAAATGGTTGATGGCGTTTTACTAGTTGTCGATGCTTATGAAGGTTGTATGCCTCAAACACGATTCGTGTTGAAAAAAGCATTAGAACAAAAATTAACACCAATCGTTGTTGTAAACAAAGTTGATAAAGATTCAGCTCGACCATTAGAAGTAGTAGATGAGGTAGTTGACCTTTTAATCGAATTAGGTGCAGACGAAGATCAATTAGATTTCCCAGTTGTATTCGCTTCAGGTGTAAACGGTACTGCTTCACTTGACGCTGATCCAGCAAATCAAGAAGAAAACATGAAATGTTTATTCGAACAAATTATCGAATCAATTCCAGCTCCAGCTGATACTCGCGAGGAGCCATTACAATTCCAAGTTGCATTACTTGATTATAACGACTTCGTAGGACGTATCGGGATTGGCCGTGTATTCCGTGGAACTATTCACGTAGGACAATCAGTAGCATTAATGAAACTTGATGGCACAGTGAAAAACTTCCGTGTCACAAAATTATTTGGTTTCTTCGGTTTAAAACGTGAAGAAATTCAAGAAGCAGTCTCTGGTGATTTAATCGCAGTTTCTGGTATGGAAGAAATTAATGTTGGTGAAACAGTTTGTCCTCAAGACCATCTAGAAGCATTACCACCAATGCGTATTGATGAACCAACATTACAAATGACATTCTTAGTAAATAATTCACCATTTGCTGGACGTGAAGGGAAATGGGTTACTTCTCGTAAAATTGAAGAACGTTTACGCTCTCAATTACAAACTGACGTTTCATTACGTGTAGAAGATACAGATTCTCCAGATGCATGGACTGTTTCGGGTCGTGGTGAACTTCACTTATCGATTTTAATTGAAAATATGCGTCGTGAAGGTTTCGAATTACAAGTTTCAAAACCACAGGTAATTATTAGAGAAATCGACGGTGTGAAATGTGAACCAATCGAACGTGTACAAATTGATGTTCCTGAAGAAAGCGTAGGCTCGATCATTGAATCTTTAGGTAATCGTAAAGGTGAAATGTTAGATATGATTAATGAAGGTAACGGACAAGTACGTTTAATCTTCATGGTACCAGCTCGTGGTTTAATTGGTTATACAACTGAATTTATGTCACTTACAAAAGGCTTTGGAATTATCAACCATACATTTGATAGTTACGCACCAGTTGTTGCAGGTCGCGTAGGTGGCCGTCACCAGGGTGCTTTAGTTTCAATGGAAACTGGTAAATCAACAACTTACGGTATGATGCAAATTGAAGACCGTGGTACATTATTCGTTGAACCAGGTACTGAAATTTACGAAGGTATGATTGTTGGTGAAAATACTCGTGACAATGATATCACAGTAAATATTACGAAAATGAAACAAAAAACAAACGTACGTTCAGCGACGAAAGATGCGACAAACGTTATTAAACGTCCTAAAATTTTAACGCTTGAAGAAGCATTAGAATTCTTAAATGATGACGAGTATTTAGAAGTAACACCAGAATCAATTCGTTTACGTAAACAAATTTTAGATAAAAACGAACGTGAAAAAGCAGCTAAAAAGAAAAAGAATTCTGAATTATAA
- a CDS encoding CidA/LrgA family protein, with product MAIGKFVFTFYCLMMRIVRIITQILLLYVFYYIGVFIVEITGLPLPASVLGLLVLVLCLQLKWIKVEYIRDGSSFLIGFMTLFFIPPMVGIIDYPQLLSLDGFILIATVMISTLFVIYITSFLTQKIEKKELAAKLKKSDNEEMAEAEIEKEHSEDVEVGKEHSKAVEKDQPEEEIEIVNSEDEKSVKEELNEELEKVETVKGGLEN from the coding sequence GTGGCAATTGGAAAGTTTGTTTTTACTTTTTATTGCCTGATGATGAGGATTGTAAGAATCATTACACAAATTTTACTATTATACGTATTTTATTATATAGGTGTTTTCATTGTAGAAATAACTGGATTACCATTACCAGCGAGTGTTTTAGGACTGCTAGTATTGGTTCTCTGTTTACAATTGAAATGGATAAAAGTCGAATATATACGTGATGGATCGAGTTTTTTAATTGGATTTATGACATTATTTTTTATTCCGCCCATGGTAGGGATTATTGACTATCCTCAACTACTTTCATTAGATGGTTTTATTTTAATAGCTACTGTGATGATCAGTACACTTTTTGTCATTTATATTACTAGTTTCTTAACACAAAAGATTGAGAAGAAAGAATTAGCTGCAAAATTGAAAAAATCGGATAATGAAGAAATGGCAGAAGCGGAAATTGAAAAAGAACATTCTGAAGATGTGGAAGTTGGAAAAGAACACTCTAAAGCAGTTGAAAAAGATCAACCTGAAGAAGAAATTGAAATAGTAAATTCTGAAGACGAGAAAAGTGTAAAAGAAGAATTGAACGAAGAATTGGAAAAAGTAGAAACTGTGAAAGGGGGGTTAGAGAATTGA
- a CDS encoding YlaH-like family protein: protein MDLGLINFIQASAPTNSNEQQFVLGRMGGIARFLYENLPSYDIAGYVVFILVFLLSAIVYKLGFARSEKLGIARNIIIYIFLFLGCMVLTFLALFLPMIEGLIVAALILIIYKTRLWREKREEQKVGGL, encoded by the coding sequence ATGGACCTTGGCCTAATAAATTTTATTCAAGCATCTGCACCGACCAATTCAAATGAACAACAATTTGTACTTGGGCGTATGGGTGGTATTGCAAGGTTCTTATATGAAAACTTACCAAGCTACGATATTGCTGGTTATGTTGTGTTCATCTTAGTATTTCTTTTATCAGCAATCGTTTATAAGTTAGGATTCGCAAGATCAGAGAAATTAGGCATAGCTCGAAATATCATCATCTATATTTTCCTGTTCTTAGGCTGTATGGTGTTAACATTCTTGGCACTTTTCTTACCAATGATCGAAGGTTTAATAGTTGCGGCTTTAATCTTAATTATTTATAAAACTCGATTATGGCGGGAAAAAAGAGAAGAACAAAAAGTGGGCGGCCTTTAG
- a CDS encoding LrgB family protein: protein MKAVLFIAITIIVFLLMMKLHKRFTYPFLMPIVTSTIVLVVGLLIFNIPFEDYMEGGQYIQHLLGPAVVALAYPLYNQRELVMKYKYTIVSGILIAMISGLISVFVLLKLFKLDQDLILTSLPKSLTTPVAMQVSESIGGIPPLTAVLVMIAGFVGAIFGPLIYKLGKIISPISRGISMGSASHGVGISKLQDYGEEDLSIGSISMGLSAVIGAVICPIFVLIFF, encoded by the coding sequence TTGAAAGCTGTTCTCTTTATTGCAATTACAATCATTGTATTTTTATTAATGATGAAACTCCATAAACGTTTTACCTATCCATTTTTAATGCCGATTGTAACCTCTACAATTGTTCTAGTGGTTGGTCTATTAATCTTTAATATTCCATTTGAAGATTATATGGAAGGTGGGCAATATATCCAGCATTTATTAGGGCCAGCTGTTGTAGCTCTTGCATACCCTTTATATAATCAACGTGAATTGGTCATGAAATATAAATATACGATTGTATCAGGTATTCTAATCGCGATGATTAGTGGCTTAATTAGTGTGTTTGTTTTGTTAAAGTTATTCAAGTTGGATCAAGATTTAATTTTGACTTCCTTGCCTAAATCCTTAACAACACCAGTTGCAATGCAAGTAAGTGAATCGATTGGAGGAATCCCCCCTCTAACTGCAGTGTTGGTCATGATTGCGGGGTTTGTAGGAGCAATATTTGGTCCTCTTATTTATAAATTGGGTAAAATCATTTCGCCTATTAGTCGAGGGATTTCTATGGGGAGTGCTAGTCACGGTGTAGGTATTTCGAAACTACAAGATTACGGTGAGGAAGATTTATCGATCGGTTCAATTTCGATGGGACTTAGCGCGGTAATCGGTGCAGTAATCTGTCCAATCTTTGTATTAATATTCTTTTAA
- a CDS encoding DUF1054 domain-containing protein — protein sequence MDEIKWTNKDFDVFTTDGLEQRMEALTTNVRPKFQELGERFTSFLSVHTGNEFFPHVAKHARRTINPPKDSWVAFSTYKRGYKSLPHFQIGLWSTHLFIWVAIIYEAPEKDSMANRLLQNIEVFDKLPDDFVISGDHMKPDALSLVESKEDTLEQLLVRLRDVKKGEFLVGRQIPREEAVTLSSDEFLKLTEETFEKLLPIYNVIVGR from the coding sequence ATGGACGAAATTAAATGGACTAACAAAGACTTTGATGTCTTTACAACTGATGGTTTGGAACAGCGTATGGAAGCACTGACTACCAATGTCCGCCCGAAATTCCAAGAGCTTGGTGAAAGGTTTACAAGCTTTCTTAGCGTTCATACAGGAAATGAGTTTTTCCCTCATGTAGCTAAACATGCAAGGAGAACAATCAACCCCCCAAAAGATTCTTGGGTAGCTTTTTCCACATATAAGCGTGGATATAAATCGTTACCTCATTTTCAGATTGGGCTTTGGAGCACTCACTTATTCATTTGGGTAGCAATTATTTACGAGGCTCCAGAAAAAGATTCAATGGCTAACAGATTACTTCAAAATATTGAGGTTTTTGATAAATTGCCTGACGATTTTGTTATATCGGGTGATCATATGAAGCCTGATGCACTCTCCTTAGTTGAATCTAAAGAAGATACATTAGAACAATTATTAGTTCGTCTACGTGACGTCAAAAAAGGAGAATTTTTAGTAGGTCGACAAATACCACGTGAGGAAGCAGTAACTCTTTCTTCAGATGAGTTTTTAAAGCTCACAGAAGAAACTTTTGAAAAGCTACTGCCGATATATAACGTAATCGTCGGTAGATAA
- a CDS encoding UPF0223 family protein — protein MEYSYPILPDWSTEEIVDVIKFFEGVEQAYEKGIKREDMLARYRRFKEIVPSQSEEKSVFREFEEASDYVSYHVVKKAKELEDGQLIKI, from the coding sequence ATGGAATATTCATACCCAATTTTGCCTGATTGGTCAACTGAAGAAATAGTAGATGTCATTAAGTTCTTTGAAGGTGTTGAACAAGCTTATGAAAAAGGGATTAAACGGGAAGATATGTTAGCGAGATATCGTCGTTTTAAAGAAATCGTCCCTTCACAGTCGGAAGAAAAATCAGTTTTTCGTGAGTTTGAAGAGGCTAGTGATTATGTTAGCTATCATGTTGTAAAAAAAGCGAAAGAGTTAGAAGATGGTCAACTAATTAAAATTTAA
- a CDS encoding nitronate monooxygenase family protein — protein MNWHTRITDIFNIQYPIIQGGLAYLAYADLAAAVSNAGGLGQITAMSLKSPDLLREEIHKVRGKTDRPFGVNFAIGNHGQGYEEMVKVAIEEKVPAISMTGGNPAPIFELLKGTDIKKLVLVAATRQAQKAEKLGADAVIVVGQEGGGHLGRDDIGTFVLVPQVVDSVSIPVIASGGIGDGRGWMAAHALGAEGIEMGTRFIATKECVHASLAYKEALLKSTETDTTIIKRSIGAPARVLRNAFTERILEIENETPTYEALKEYISGEANKNFIYNGEDSNGFGWAGQVTGMIKDIPTVQELFDRMLADAKEVRLKWGQ, from the coding sequence TTGAATTGGCATACACGTATCACTGATATATTTAACATACAATACCCTATAATTCAAGGAGGACTTGCTTACTTAGCTTATGCAGATTTAGCAGCTGCAGTATCTAATGCAGGGGGACTTGGTCAGATTACAGCAATGAGTCTGAAATCACCTGATTTATTACGTGAAGAAATTCACAAAGTTCGTGGAAAAACAGATCGACCATTTGGCGTGAATTTTGCTATTGGAAACCATGGCCAAGGTTACGAGGAAATGGTTAAAGTTGCAATTGAGGAAAAGGTACCAGCGATTTCGATGACAGGTGGAAATCCAGCGCCCATTTTTGAATTGTTAAAAGGGACCGATATTAAAAAATTGGTTCTTGTCGCTGCTACTCGTCAAGCACAAAAGGCTGAAAAACTTGGAGCCGATGCTGTTATTGTTGTGGGGCAAGAAGGTGGGGGACATTTAGGTAGAGATGATATAGGGACGTTCGTGCTGGTTCCACAAGTGGTAGATAGCGTTTCAATCCCCGTAATTGCATCAGGTGGAATCGGGGATGGACGTGGATGGATGGCAGCACACGCATTAGGTGCTGAAGGAATTGAAATGGGGACACGTTTTATTGCTACAAAAGAATGTGTACATGCTTCATTAGCCTATAAAGAAGCGCTGCTAAAAAGTACAGAAACAGATACGACAATAATTAAACGTTCAATTGGAGCGCCTGCAAGAGTACTTCGTAACGCTTTTACAGAGCGAATTTTAGAGATTGAAAATGAAACACCGACATATGAAGCATTAAAAGAGTATATCAGTGGAGAAGCAAACAAAAACTTTATATATAATGGTGAAGATTCAAATGGGTTTGGATGGGCTGGACAAGTAACTGGAATGATCAAAGATATCCCAACAGTACAAGAGCTATTTGACAGAATGCTTGCAGATGCAAAAGAAGTACGCTTAAAATGGGGTCAATAA
- a CDS encoding inositol monophosphatase family protein, which produces MDLKQIDQFAKETIFEAGRLIRDTFSYELVVETKSDPNDLVTNIDRETELFFIEKIKSFDPSHKILGEEGMGEKVRNLDGPVWILDPIDGTMNFVKQHRHFMITVGFFVNGIGKLGYIYDVMREDLFYAIEGAGAWYNDTPLRKLKPLKIEEAVIGLNATWVTPNKRINHEKMIDLVKTVRGTRSYGSAAMEIAFVVSGKLDAYISMRLSPWDIGGGTIIAKEVGAIATNLNGNDFDFLSQDTFIIANPSIHQLILDRYIEEK; this is translated from the coding sequence TTGGATTTAAAACAGATTGATCAGTTTGCAAAAGAAACAATCTTTGAAGCAGGAAGATTAATACGAGATACATTTTCATATGAATTAGTAGTCGAGACAAAATCAGATCCTAATGATTTAGTGACAAACATTGATCGCGAAACGGAGTTATTTTTCATCGAAAAAATAAAATCCTTTGACCCATCTCATAAAATTCTTGGAGAAGAAGGTATGGGAGAGAAGGTTCGAAATTTAGATGGTCCAGTTTGGATATTAGATCCAATTGATGGGACGATGAATTTTGTTAAACAGCATCGACATTTTATGATAACAGTAGGATTTTTTGTTAATGGGATAGGTAAACTTGGATACATATACGATGTTATGAGAGAAGATTTATTCTATGCCATTGAAGGTGCAGGTGCCTGGTACAATGATACGCCTTTAAGAAAGTTAAAACCTTTAAAAATAGAAGAAGCAGTAATTGGTTTAAATGCTACATGGGTGACCCCAAATAAGCGAATTAACCATGAGAAAATGATTGACTTAGTGAAAACAGTTAGGGGTACTCGTTCGTATGGTTCAGCAGCAATGGAAATTGCCTTTGTTGTAAGTGGAAAGCTGGATGCGTATATTTCGATGCGTTTATCTCCTTGGGATATCGGTGGTGGCACAATCATAGCTAAAGAAGTGGGTGCAATCGCCACAAACTTAAATGGAAATGACTTTGATTTTTTATCTCAAGATACTTTCATTATTGCAAATCCATCCATTCATCAACTAATATTAGATCGATATATTGAAGAAAAGTAA
- a CDS encoding aminotransferase class V-fold PLP-dependent enzyme — MSQLETPLFDVLLKHRNRHPIQFHIPGHKKGQGMDPAFREFVGDNVLSIDLINIAPLDDLHSPKGAIKEAQKLAAEAFGADHTFFSVQGTSGAIMAMIMAVVGPGDKILVPRNVHKSTMSAIVLAGAIPIFIHPEVDKEYGIAHGISAESVEKALNTYPDAKAMLVINPTYFGFAADLKRIVELAHDRNIPVIVDEAHGVHIKFHDELPISAMEAGADMAATSVHKLGGSLTGSSVLNVREGLVTVNRVQSILSMLTTTSTSYPLLASLDTARRQLAVHGYDLIDNAIRLAKDARKRINKIPHLKCAGRETLHSSATTDMDPTKLLISVKDLGITGHQAEEWLRYNANIEVELSDLYNILCLVTLGDTKKEINLLINALQRMSVAYESEATITETFVNVPDIPALAMSPRDAFYAPTEVIPFKDSAGFICAEFIMVYPPGIPIFIPGEVITEENIKYIQMNIDAGLPVQGPEDRTLQTIRVIKERKPIY, encoded by the coding sequence TTGTCACAATTAGAGACTCCTTTGTTCGACGTTTTACTCAAACATCGAAATAGACATCCAATTCAATTCCATATACCAGGACATAAAAAAGGCCAAGGAATGGACCCTGCATTTCGAGAGTTCGTCGGCGACAACGTTTTATCTATTGATTTAATTAATATTGCTCCACTAGATGATTTACATTCACCTAAAGGCGCTATTAAAGAAGCTCAAAAATTAGCTGCTGAAGCCTTTGGTGCTGATCATACATTCTTTTCCGTTCAAGGTACTAGTGGCGCTATAATGGCTATGATTATGGCCGTAGTAGGCCCAGGAGATAAAATTTTGGTACCACGGAATGTTCATAAATCTACAATGTCTGCAATTGTATTAGCAGGAGCAATTCCGATCTTCATTCACCCTGAAGTTGATAAAGAATATGGAATTGCACATGGTATTTCTGCTGAATCGGTTGAAAAGGCATTAAATACTTATCCAGATGCTAAAGCAATGCTTGTGATTAACCCAACATATTTCGGTTTCGCAGCAGATTTAAAACGCATTGTTGAATTAGCACATGATCGAAATATTCCTGTAATAGTTGATGAAGCACATGGGGTTCATATTAAATTCCATGATGAGTTGCCGATTTCTGCAATGGAAGCAGGCGCAGATATGGCAGCAACAAGTGTTCATAAATTAGGTGGTTCATTGACAGGAAGCTCTGTGTTAAATGTACGTGAAGGATTGGTTACTGTTAACCGCGTTCAATCCATCTTATCGATGTTAACGACAACTTCGACATCATATCCACTTTTAGCTTCCTTAGATACTGCAAGACGTCAATTAGCAGTACATGGTTATGATTTAATAGACAATGCAATTAGACTTGCAAAAGATGCGCGTAAACGAATTAATAAGATTCCACATTTAAAATGTGCTGGCCGTGAAACATTGCACTCTTCAGCAACTACTGACATGGACCCTACAAAATTACTGATTAGTGTAAAAGACTTAGGGATTACAGGTCATCAAGCCGAGGAATGGTTACGATACAATGCAAATATTGAAGTAGAATTATCTGATCTTTATAACATCCTATGTCTCGTTACATTAGGAGATACGAAAAAGGAGATTAACTTACTAATTAACGCATTGCAACGAATGTCAGTTGCTTATGAATCAGAAGCAACAATTACAGAAACATTTGTAAATGTGCCTGATATTCCAGCTCTTGCTATGTCACCTCGTGATGCTTTTTACGCACCAACTGAAGTGATTCCATTTAAAGATTCCGCAGGGTTTATTTGTGCAGAATTTATTATGGTTTACCCTCCTGGGATTCCAATTTTCATTCCAGGTGAAGTAATCACAGAAGAAAATATAAAGTATATTCAAATGAATATCGATGCAGGCTTACCTGTTCAGGGGCCTGAAGACCGTACGTTACAAACAATTCGTGTAATTAAAGAACGTAAGCCAATTTATTAA